TTCTAATATCAATACGATTTTCTTCCCATTTTTTCTCCAAGAGCAAATAGGGGACAATGCTGTTCTTGACCAAATTGCCAGTACCTTCATTTCTTACGCAAATGCAATGGCCAGTTTGTTTCTTGTTTTGTTTTCACCGTTGTTTGGTGTCATGATCGATCGAACCGGAAGGATGAAAAAATATATCGTCATTTTTACACTCATTTCTGTGTTAAGTACATTTCTCATGGGGGTTTTTGGTGGAGTCTCGTTTGATGGAATGGTTCTTGGCATTCCAATTTCCTTGGCCATCGTCATTGTTTTATTTGTAATAGCTAAGTTTTTCTATCATTCAAGTCTCGTTTTTTATGATACGATGATGAGCGGTTTGGGTACGAAAAAGCAAATGCCGCTAATATCAGGGTTCGGCGTGGCAGTTGGCTACTTAGGAACGTTAATGGGACTGTCCATCTATCCATTCATCAGTAAAGGGAGCTCACATGAAGCATTTATGCCCACAGCCATATTATTTCTCGTTTTTTCCCTTCCCTTGTTCTTTTTAGTGAAAGATGCGCCAATAACGCAAAAAGCGAAACAACCCTTCCTATCCGGTTATAAGGAAATCAAGGCAACATTTAAGGAGATGAGGTCCCATCGCTTGATATTCACTTTCATGATCGCCTATTTCTTTTTGAACGACGCCATCGCTACCACGATTGGCATGATGGCTGTATATGCCAAGACTGTCGTTGGGTTTTCTTCAAGCGGGTTCATTTTACTTTACTTAGTTTCTACAATATCGAGTATCGCCGGCTCGTTTCTGTTTGGATATATCACACAGTCGAAGGGACCTCGGCCTGCCGTGACATATGTGGGGGTTCTGCTCATG
This genomic stretch from Peribacillus muralis harbors:
- a CDS encoding MFS transporter, encoding MKQNSKKWKGNLGLYFSVPVLSWALYDFANTIFSSNINTIFFPFFLQEQIGDNAVLDQIASTFISYANAMASLFLVLFSPLFGVMIDRTGRMKKYIVIFTLISVLSTFLMGVFGGVSFDGMVLGIPISLAIVIVLFVIAKFFYHSSLVFYDTMMSGLGTKKQMPLISGFGVAVGYLGTLMGLSIYPFISKGSSHEAFMPTAILFLVFSLPLFFLVKDAPITQKAKQPFLSGYKEIKATFKEMRSHRLIFTFMIAYFFLNDAIATTIGMMAVYAKTVVGFSSSGFILLYLVSTISSIAGSFLFGYITQSKGPRPAVTYVGVLLMVALFIAVFAQTALWFWIAGSMFGISLGSMWVTSRTYIIELTPEEKRGQFFGLFAFSGKVSSIIGPLLYGTITLVFHDLGTLASRMALGSLIIMTAIGLGFLFKLKKLEEVK